From a region of the Rhipicephalus microplus isolate Deutch F79 chromosome X, USDA_Rmic, whole genome shotgun sequence genome:
- the LOC119161176 gene encoding uncharacterized protein LOC119161176 gives MKLLCLAVFAGVACLAFAEEAKKDEKAAGKDEKVEGRGGLLGGYGGHGVYGGGIGPGVGGVPIGVGGVGPIGGGGYGGGLGGGYGGGLGGGYGGGGYGGGYGAGYGQSAGGFQGGYKQGAGGYNQGSAGFAGGNQFRNVQGYSNQQGYSSSTGFSKTDSNRYGTGYGQHSGGFAGGSAGHKTGFGSQSHGQHFGGGVGY, from the coding sequence CTTCTTTGCCTCGCTGTGTTTGCCGGCGTAGCATGCCTTGCCTTCGCCGAAGAAGCCAAGAAAGACGAGAAGGCTGCCGGCAAGGATGAGAAAGTAGAAGGCCGTGGAGGCCTGCTCGGAGGCTATGGTGGCCATGGCGTGTACGGCGGAGGTATCGGACCCGGAGTCGGAGGTGTCCCCATCGGAGTCGGAGGCGTTGGTCCTATTGGTGGTGGCGGCTACGGGGGCGGTCTTGGTGGTGGCTACGGTGGCGGTCTCGGTGGTGGCTACGGTGGTGGTGGCTATGGCGGTGGCTATGGGGCCGGATACGGCCAAAGTGCCGGAGGCTTCCAGGGTGGCTACAAGCAAGGAGCTGGAGGATACAACCAGGGCTCGGCAGGCTTCGCTGGAGGTAACCAATTCAGGAACGTTCAGGGCTACAGCAACCAGCAAGGGTACAGCTCCAGCACAGGCTTCTCCAAGACTGACTCGAACCGCTATGGAACCGGTTACGGTCAGCACTCGGGTGGATTCGCTGGCGGCTCCGCTGGTCACAAGACCGGCTTCGGAAGCCAGAGCCACGGCCAACACTTTGGTGGCGGAGTCGGATATTAG